In Micromonospora purpureochromogenes, a single window of DNA contains:
- a CDS encoding helix-turn-helix domain-containing protein: MVLLRRVIGDALRARRQGQQRTLREVSTAANVSLGYLSEIERGQKEPSSELLAAICDALGARLSELLREVSDTVALAEQLPGVLVPMQDEPAEPTPAQVAVRKATNRGVRQVTSDGKVAVSVRQDSPLKATLRSTRVRPAERDVVCAA, encoded by the coding sequence ATGGTCCTGCTACGCCGCGTGATCGGCGACGCTCTGCGGGCGCGCCGGCAGGGTCAGCAACGCACCCTGCGTGAGGTCTCGACCGCCGCCAACGTCAGCCTCGGCTACCTGTCCGAGATCGAACGCGGCCAGAAGGAGCCCTCCAGCGAGCTGCTGGCCGCGATCTGCGACGCCCTCGGCGCCCGGCTCTCCGAGCTGCTGCGCGAGGTCAGCGACACGGTGGCCCTCGCCGAGCAGCTGCCGGGCGTGCTGGTGCCGATGCAGGACGAGCCCGCCGAGCCGACGCCGGCCCAGGTGGCCGTGCGCAAGGCCACCAACCGGGGCGTCCGCCAGGTCACCTCGGACGGCAAGGTGGCCGTCTCGGTCCGCCAGGACTCGCCGCTGAAGGCCACCCTGCGCAGCACCCGGGTCCGTCCCGCCGAGCGGGACGTGGTCTGCGCCGCCTGA
- a CDS encoding CinA family protein has translation MGTDANNERPAGSPAAAVVHSLHERHETLATVESLTGGLLSASIVEIAGVSGVYRGGLVTYATELKSELAGVPAELLAERGPVDPDVARALAEGGRRRCGADWGLATTGVAGPEPQDGKPVGLVYVAVAGPAGTVVRQLDLDGGRDHIRSAAVIEALRLLVERIQAAEEPAEAGVDDEATAAAAGRR, from the coding sequence ATGGGGACGGATGCGAACAACGAGCGGCCCGCCGGCAGTCCGGCGGCGGCCGTGGTGCACAGCCTGCACGAGCGGCACGAGACGCTGGCCACCGTCGAGTCCCTGACCGGTGGGCTGCTCTCCGCCTCGATCGTGGAGATCGCCGGGGTCAGCGGGGTCTACCGGGGCGGCCTGGTCACGTACGCCACCGAGCTGAAGTCGGAGCTGGCCGGCGTACCGGCGGAGCTGCTGGCGGAGCGCGGGCCGGTCGATCCGGACGTGGCGCGGGCGCTCGCCGAGGGCGGGCGGCGGCGCTGTGGGGCCGACTGGGGGCTGGCCACCACCGGCGTGGCCGGGCCGGAGCCGCAGGACGGCAAGCCGGTCGGGCTGGTCTACGTCGCGGTGGCCGGGCCGGCCGGCACGGTCGTCCGCCAACTGGACCTCGACGGCGGCCGGGACCACATCCGCTCGGCCGCGGTGATCGAGGCGCTGCGGCTGCTGGTCGAGCGGATCCAGGCCGCCGAGGAACCGGCCGAAGCGGGCGTGGACGACGAGGCCACCGCCGCGGCGGCCGGCCGGCGGTGA
- the pgsA gene encoding CDP-diacylglycerol--glycerol-3-phosphate 3-phosphatidyltransferase, with the protein MTGATESAPVVARVPVLNAANALTALRLVLVPVFAGSVIVSGTTHAGWQMAACLIFAVASATDLVDGWIARRFKLVTSVGKVADPIADKALTGAALVLLSWYDRLPWWVTAVILVREWGVTALRFWVIRRGVIAASRGGKIKTALQILAITWYLWPMPADLAAVGPWIMAAAVVVTVVTGFDYVAQALRLRRPAR; encoded by the coding sequence GTGACCGGGGCGACGGAGTCGGCGCCGGTGGTCGCCCGGGTGCCGGTGCTCAACGCGGCCAACGCGCTGACCGCCCTGCGGCTGGTGCTGGTGCCGGTCTTCGCGGGGTCGGTGATCGTCTCGGGGACGACCCACGCCGGCTGGCAGATGGCCGCCTGTCTGATCTTCGCGGTGGCCTCGGCGACCGACCTGGTCGACGGTTGGATCGCCCGTCGGTTCAAGCTCGTCACCTCGGTCGGCAAGGTCGCCGACCCGATCGCCGACAAGGCGCTCACCGGCGCCGCCCTGGTGCTGCTCTCCTGGTACGACCGGCTGCCCTGGTGGGTGACGGCGGTGATCCTGGTGCGGGAGTGGGGCGTCACCGCGCTGCGCTTCTGGGTGATCCGGCGCGGGGTGATCGCGGCCAGCCGGGGCGGCAAGATCAAGACGGCGCTCCAGATCCTCGCGATCACCTGGTACCTCTGGCCGATGCCGGCCGACCTCGCCGCCGTCGGCCCGTGGATCATGGCCGCCGCCGTGGTGGTGACCGTGGTCACCGGCTTCGACTACGTCGCCCAGGCGCTGCGCTTGCGCCGTCCCGCCCGCTGA
- the rimO gene encoding 30S ribosomal protein S12 methylthiotransferase RimO yields MVSATSSPSAADGRRVALLTLGCARNEVDSEELAARLHADGWQVTTDGEGADVVVVNTCGFVEKAKQDSIQTLLAAADTGAKVVAAGCMAERYGRELADSLPEAQAVLSFDDYPEISARLNAVVAGEAVAAHTPRDRRELLPLTPVSRRDSGVSLPGHGTPARGVTETDEHTPAHLRQVLRRRLDTGPVASLKLASGCDRRCAFCAIPAFRGAFVSRTPDELLAEAEWLAKTGVRELVLVSENSTSYGKDLGDPRALEKLLPQLAAIDGIVRVRASYLQPAETRPGLVEAIATTPGVAPYFDLSFQHSSESVLRRMRRFGSTDRFLELLAGARALAPEAGARSNFIVGFPGETRADVDELVRFLTEARLDAIGMFDYSDEDGTEAAGLPGKVAAATVKRRYDKLSALADELCSQRAEERLSSTVEVLVDSVEDGVVEGRAAHQAPEVDGSTTLVAPVGGGVDLAALRPGDLVRATVTATEGVDLIAVPDEMISAAPGAER; encoded by the coding sequence ATGGTGTCTGCCACCTCCTCCCCCTCCGCCGCCGACGGCCGCCGTGTCGCCCTGCTGACCCTGGGCTGTGCCCGCAACGAGGTCGACTCGGAGGAGCTGGCCGCCCGGCTGCACGCCGACGGCTGGCAGGTCACCACCGACGGCGAGGGCGCCGACGTGGTGGTCGTCAACACCTGCGGCTTCGTGGAGAAGGCCAAGCAGGACTCCATCCAGACCCTGCTCGCCGCCGCCGACACCGGCGCCAAGGTGGTCGCGGCCGGCTGCATGGCCGAGCGGTACGGGCGTGAGCTGGCCGACAGCCTCCCCGAGGCGCAGGCGGTGCTCAGCTTCGACGACTACCCGGAGATCTCCGCCCGGCTGAACGCGGTCGTCGCCGGCGAGGCGGTCGCCGCGCACACCCCGCGCGACCGGCGCGAGCTGCTGCCGCTCACCCCGGTCTCCCGCCGGGACAGCGGGGTCTCGCTGCCCGGGCACGGCACCCCCGCCCGGGGCGTCACCGAGACCGACGAGCACACCCCGGCCCACCTGCGCCAGGTGCTGCGCCGCCGGCTCGACACCGGCCCGGTCGCCTCGCTGAAGCTGGCCAGCGGCTGCGACCGGCGCTGCGCGTTCTGCGCGATCCCCGCCTTCCGTGGCGCCTTCGTCTCGCGTACGCCGGACGAGCTGCTGGCCGAGGCGGAGTGGCTGGCCAAGACCGGCGTCCGTGAGCTGGTGCTGGTCAGCGAGAACTCCACCTCGTACGGCAAGGACCTGGGCGACCCCCGGGCACTGGAGAAGTTGCTGCCGCAGCTGGCCGCCATCGACGGCATCGTCCGGGTGCGGGCGAGCTACCTGCAGCCCGCCGAGACCCGGCCCGGCCTGGTCGAGGCGATCGCCACCACGCCCGGCGTGGCGCCCTACTTCGACCTGTCCTTCCAGCACTCGAGCGAGTCGGTGCTGCGCCGGATGCGCCGTTTCGGCTCCACCGACCGGTTCCTGGAGCTGCTGGCGGGGGCCCGGGCCCTGGCGCCGGAGGCCGGCGCGCGGAGCAACTTCATCGTCGGCTTCCCCGGGGAGACCCGCGCCGACGTCGACGAGCTGGTCCGGTTCCTGACCGAGGCGCGCCTCGACGCGATCGGCATGTTCGACTACAGCGACGAGGACGGCACCGAGGCCGCCGGCCTGCCCGGCAAGGTCGCCGCCGCCACCGTCAAGCGCCGCTACGACAAGCTCAGCGCGCTCGCGGACGAGCTCTGCTCGCAGCGGGCCGAGGAGCGGCTCTCCTCGACCGTCGAGGTGCTCGTCGACTCGGTCGAAGACGGCGTGGTCGAGGGGCGGGCGGCCCACCAGGCCCCCGAGGTCGACGGCTCGACCACGCTGGTCGCGCCGGTCGGCGGCGGGGTCGACCTGGCCGCGTTGCGCCCCGGCGACCTGGTCCGGGCGACGGTCACCGCGACCGAGGGTGTGGACCTGATCGCCGTGCCGGATGAGATGATCTCGGCGGCGCCCGGCGCGGAACGGTGA
- a CDS encoding ornithine cyclodeaminase family protein — translation MTLIFTDREVAAALDASATVAAMRDALLAAHAGRLVAPPRAAAPLAGGRMVLTAGHLTGEWYGFRSYDTFGLPESEQLVVLHDGRTGAVRAVAVGEELGSRRTGGLGGVAVDALARPDAATLGVIGSGRQAWTQVWAAAAVRPLREVTVHSRSAARREAFAARVRAELGVPARAVDSPRAAVRNRDVVVLATTSTTPVLDAADLAPGTHVNAVGFKQADRHEFGPDLLDRADLLVTDSPAQAGAYSPPMLAAVEPYAGRLRDLGAVLAGAVPGRTGADQVSVFCSTGLAGTEVFLLDRLVRVGAAAV, via the coding sequence ATGACGCTGATCTTCACCGACCGGGAGGTCGCCGCCGCCCTGGACGCTTCGGCGACCGTCGCGGCGATGCGGGACGCGCTGCTGGCCGCCCACGCCGGCCGGCTCGTCGCCCCGCCCCGGGCGGCCGCCCCGCTGGCCGGCGGGCGGATGGTGCTCACCGCCGGCCACCTCACCGGCGAGTGGTACGGCTTCCGGTCGTACGACACCTTCGGGTTGCCGGAGTCAGAGCAACTGGTGGTGCTGCACGACGGGCGCACCGGGGCGGTGCGGGCGGTGGCGGTCGGCGAGGAGTTGGGCTCCCGGCGTACCGGGGGGTTGGGCGGGGTCGCGGTGGACGCGCTGGCGCGGCCGGACGCGGCCACCCTCGGGGTGATCGGCTCCGGCCGGCAGGCCTGGACGCAGGTCTGGGCCGCCGCGGCGGTACGCCCGCTGCGCGAGGTGACGGTGCACAGCCGCTCGGCCGCCCGCCGGGAGGCGTTCGCGGCCCGGGTCCGCGCCGAGCTGGGGGTGCCGGCCCGCGCGGTGGACTCGCCCCGGGCGGCGGTACGGAACCGGGACGTGGTGGTGCTCGCCACCACCAGCACCACGCCGGTGCTCGACGCCGCCGACCTCGCCCCGGGCACCCATGTCAACGCCGTCGGCTTCAAGCAGGCCGACCGGCACGAGTTCGGCCCCGACCTGCTGGACCGCGCGGACCTGCTGGTCACCGACTCGCCGGCCCAGGCGGGCGCCTACTCCCCGCCGATGCTCGCCGCCGTCGAGCCGTACGCGGGCCGGCTCCGCGACCTGGGCGCGGTGCTGGCCGGCGCGGTCCCCGGCCGGACCGGCGCGGACCAGGTCTCCGTCTTCTGCTCCACCGGCCTGGCCGGCACGGAGGTCTTCCTCCTCGACCGGCTGGTGCGGGTGGGCGCGGCGGCGGTCTGA
- a CDS encoding DMT family transporter, with protein MAWIVLVLSGLLETAWAVSLDRSAGFSRPLPSVVFLVTLVLSMLGLAYALREIPVGTGYAVWVGIGAVGTAGYGMVALGESASLARIACLLLVVAGVVGLKLFH; from the coding sequence GTGGCCTGGATCGTGCTGGTGCTCTCCGGCCTGCTGGAGACCGCGTGGGCGGTGTCGCTCGACCGCAGCGCTGGCTTCAGCCGCCCCCTCCCCTCCGTCGTCTTCCTGGTCACCCTGGTGCTCAGCATGCTGGGGCTGGCGTACGCGCTGCGCGAGATCCCGGTCGGCACCGGCTACGCGGTCTGGGTCGGCATCGGCGCGGTCGGCACCGCCGGGTACGGGATGGTGGCCCTCGGCGAGTCGGCCAGCCTCGCCCGGATCGCCTGCCTGCTGCTGGTGGTCGCCGGCGTGGTGGGGCTCAAGCTCTTCCACTGA
- a CDS encoding FtsK/SpoIIIE family DNA translocase, protein MAGRTSQASRRRGASPRGTTNSRARQPAKKTTRATARRRTAARPGPAVYLGRAVGALWMGLAHGVGWAVRAAGRQAASARDLDPEHRRDGAGLLLFGLAILSGVGIWFSGAGPLGARLADTVRLFLGAIAIVVPVLLMIGAWRLMRTPADPEHRGRGLVGWGSMLVATAAMLHIGQNPVDPVQRDYAGGLIGAGVGDLLEAGVTAWVAVPLLILLLVFGLLVVTATPINKIPERLGLLAGTLVAPPADPEAEGDPAAKPARRRPTKRTAPPPLDPDDLDDSDGVNLQDTLVLPRKPPAKVPASRKPVEPPEHSPAPTRAEQLALTGLAGDYTLPPANMLSGGAAPKTRSKANDEVIAALTGVFEQFDVDAAVTGFTRGPTVTRYEVELGHGVKVERITQLSRNIAYAVKSPDVRILSPIPGKSAVGVEIPNTDPENVALGDVLRSRAATSDHHPMVVALGKDIEGGYVVANLAKMPHILIAGATGAGKSSCLNSLLVSILTRATPDEVRLLLIDPKRVEMTGYGGIPHLVTPIVTNAKKAADSLDWVVREMDMRYDDLAANGVRHIDDFNRKVRNGEIKAPPGSEREMRPYPYLLVIVDELADLMMVAPRDVEDSVVRITQLARAAGIHLVLATQRPSVDVVTGLIKANVPSRLAFATSSLADSRVILDQPGAEKLLGRGDGLFLPMGASKPVRIQGAWVTEREIADVVKFCKDQREPEFRPDVLAPAQDSRKKIDEDIGDDLDLLVQAVELVVTSQFGSTSMLQRKLRVGFAKAGRLMDLMETRGVVGPSEGSKARDVLVKPDELEEVLVGLRGAED, encoded by the coding sequence ATGGCGGGCCGTACCTCTCAGGCGAGCCGGCGACGCGGCGCGTCGCCGCGCGGTACCACGAACAGCCGTGCCCGCCAACCGGCGAAGAAGACCACCCGGGCGACCGCCCGGCGGCGAACGGCGGCCCGGCCCGGCCCGGCGGTCTATCTCGGACGCGCGGTCGGTGCACTGTGGATGGGGCTGGCGCACGGCGTGGGCTGGGCGGTCCGTGCCGCCGGCCGGCAGGCCGCCTCCGCCCGCGACCTCGACCCGGAGCACCGCCGCGACGGCGCCGGGCTGCTGCTGTTCGGCCTGGCCATCCTGAGCGGGGTGGGGATCTGGTTCTCCGGCGCGGGCCCGCTCGGCGCCCGGCTGGCCGACACCGTCCGGCTCTTCCTCGGCGCGATCGCCATCGTGGTGCCGGTGCTGCTGATGATCGGCGCCTGGCGGCTGATGCGCACGCCCGCCGACCCGGAACACCGGGGCCGTGGCCTGGTGGGCTGGGGTTCGATGCTGGTGGCCACCGCGGCGATGCTGCACATCGGACAGAACCCGGTCGACCCGGTGCAGCGCGACTACGCCGGCGGGCTGATCGGCGCCGGGGTCGGCGACCTGCTGGAGGCGGGGGTCACCGCCTGGGTGGCGGTGCCGCTGCTCATCCTGCTGCTCGTCTTCGGTCTGCTGGTGGTTACCGCGACCCCGATCAACAAGATCCCCGAGCGGCTCGGCCTGCTCGCCGGCACGCTGGTCGCGCCGCCGGCCGACCCGGAGGCGGAGGGAGACCCGGCCGCGAAGCCGGCCCGCCGCCGGCCGACGAAGCGGACCGCGCCGCCGCCGCTGGACCCGGACGACCTCGACGACTCCGACGGGGTCAACCTCCAGGACACCCTGGTGCTGCCGCGCAAGCCGCCGGCGAAGGTGCCCGCCAGCCGCAAGCCGGTCGAGCCGCCGGAGCACTCGCCCGCGCCCACCCGCGCCGAGCAGCTCGCGCTCACCGGCCTGGCCGGCGACTACACGCTGCCGCCGGCGAACATGCTCAGCGGCGGCGCCGCGCCGAAGACCCGCAGCAAGGCCAACGACGAGGTGATCGCGGCGCTGACCGGCGTCTTCGAGCAGTTCGACGTGGACGCCGCCGTCACCGGCTTCACCCGGGGCCCGACGGTCACCCGCTACGAGGTGGAGCTCGGGCACGGGGTCAAGGTCGAGCGGATCACCCAGCTCTCCCGCAACATCGCGTACGCGGTGAAGTCGCCGGACGTGCGGATCCTCAGCCCGATCCCGGGCAAGAGCGCGGTCGGCGTGGAGATCCCGAACACCGACCCGGAGAACGTCGCCCTCGGCGACGTGCTGCGCTCGCGGGCCGCCACCAGCGACCACCACCCGATGGTGGTGGCGCTCGGCAAGGACATCGAGGGCGGCTACGTGGTGGCCAACCTGGCCAAGATGCCGCACATCCTGATCGCCGGCGCGACCGGCGCGGGCAAGTCGTCCTGCCTGAACTCGCTGCTGGTGTCGATCCTCACCCGGGCCACCCCGGACGAGGTGCGGCTGCTGCTGATCGACCCGAAGCGGGTCGAGATGACCGGGTACGGGGGCATCCCGCACCTGGTCACGCCGATCGTGACCAACGCGAAGAAGGCGGCCGACTCCCTGGACTGGGTCGTCCGCGAGATGGACATGCGCTACGACGACCTCGCCGCCAACGGGGTCCGGCACATCGACGACTTCAACCGCAAGGTGCGCAACGGCGAGATCAAGGCCCCGCCGGGCAGCGAGCGGGAGATGCGCCCGTACCCGTACCTGCTGGTGATCGTCGACGAGTTGGCCGACCTGATGATGGTCGCCCCGCGCGACGTGGAGGACTCGGTAGTCCGGATCACCCAGCTGGCCCGCGCGGCCGGCATCCACCTGGTGCTGGCCACCCAGCGCCCCTCGGTCGACGTGGTCACCGGTCTGATCAAGGCGAACGTGCCGTCCCGGCTGGCGTTCGCCACCTCCTCGCTGGCCGACTCGCGGGTCATCCTCGACCAGCCGGGCGCGGAGAAGCTGCTCGGCCGGGGCGACGGGCTCTTCCTGCCGATGGGCGCCTCGAAGCCGGTGCGGATCCAGGGCGCCTGGGTGACCGAGCGTGAGATCGCCGACGTGGTGAAGTTCTGCAAGGACCAGCGCGAGCCCGAGTTCCGCCCGGACGTGCTGGCCCCCGCGCAGGACAGCAGGAAGAAGATCGACGAGGACATCGGCGACGACCTGGACCTGCTGGTGCAGGCGGTCGAGCTGGTGGTCACCTCGCAGTTCGGCTCGACCTCGATGCTCCAGCGCAAGCTGCGGGTCGGCTTCGCCAAGGCGGGCCGGCTGATGGACCTGATGGAGACCCGGGGCGTGGTCGGCCCGTCCGAGGGTTCCAAGGCCCGCGACGTGCTGGTCAAGCCGGACGAGCTGGAAGAGGTCCTGGTCGGCCTGCGCGGCGCCGAGGACTGA
- a CDS encoding YbjN domain-containing protein yields the protein MASPAFEDGPDDPLAGHPQALRPLTGELIAAVLGNRGYAFSADADGDLVGRWDDNLIWFLRPGEAGELLQVRTMAAPAFGIEYVPTLYAFCNSWNHDRLWPKAFVHVDDEGVARVCGEVITDLERGVTPHQLDQLLDCGISTGCQLAAAVAQLPGGTTR from the coding sequence ATGGCGTCGCCTGCTTTCGAGGACGGTCCGGACGACCCCCTGGCCGGGCACCCGCAGGCCCTGCGGCCGCTGACCGGCGAACTGATCGCCGCGGTGCTCGGCAACCGCGGGTACGCGTTCTCCGCCGACGCCGACGGCGACCTGGTCGGCCGCTGGGACGACAACCTCATCTGGTTCCTGCGCCCCGGCGAGGCCGGCGAGCTGCTCCAGGTCCGCACCATGGCCGCCCCGGCCTTCGGCATCGAGTACGTCCCGACGCTCTACGCCTTCTGCAACTCCTGGAACCACGACCGGCTCTGGCCCAAGGCGTTCGTGCACGTCGACGACGAGGGGGTGGCCCGGGTCTGCGGCGAGGTGATCACCGACCTGGAACGGGGGGTGACCCCGCACCAGCTCGACCAGCTCCTCGACTGCGGCATCTCCACCGGCTGCCAACTGGCCGCCGCCGTCGCCCAGCTTCCCGGCGGGACGACCCGGTGA
- a CDS encoding type III secretion system chaperone family protein, with translation MTGRGEPVGRGLTGRVPELVAALADARDMPDGEARFAELDRIAARADALGDAHSGLDARFALVEAYLLHGERWRLAEPVRRCLAAVDRSPGLLTERLGDAELLRRHQRYAVEAAVGTPRVGLDQARALLDDLARRAGERSGLVAQLRCRLADHLGDEPTARRRYDDWAAAEPDPTAGCPGCLPARRAELLAGWGDDEAALATLRPVLDGAVDCTDSPERALAVALLPWLRTGGAERAGQAHLRAYRRHRRERGAFPYLAAHLRFCALAGHPGRGLDILAEQLPRLDHPYDDLSAMEFAAAGALVCALAAEAGLVGRRVHRPAHGGRPAAEVDVETLGTDLLTLATGLAGSFDARNGTGHQSGRIASWLADRPLATPVPLPDEETGDDPATDAPFTPAADELAPLSLSMIISVLDRRGDVYAVDAGGVVVGRWHEAVIQFRQVGRRGEILHARVVAARRLPASRLTEAYEFCNAWNHDRLLPKAYVHDLGEGELVLAGDVTTDLEHGVAPAQLGVLVDAAVATGVAYADAVAALP, from the coding sequence GTGACCGGCCGGGGCGAGCCCGTCGGGCGGGGGCTGACCGGCCGCGTCCCGGAGCTGGTCGCGGCGCTGGCCGACGCCCGGGACATGCCCGACGGCGAGGCCCGCTTCGCCGAGCTGGACCGGATCGCCGCCCGGGCCGACGCGCTGGGCGACGCGCACTCCGGGCTGGACGCCCGGTTCGCGCTGGTCGAGGCGTACCTGCTGCACGGGGAGCGGTGGCGGCTGGCCGAGCCGGTGCGGCGCTGCCTGGCCGCCGTCGACCGGTCTCCCGGCCTGCTGACCGAACGCCTCGGCGACGCCGAGCTGCTGCGCCGGCACCAGCGCTACGCGGTCGAGGCGGCGGTCGGCACCCCGCGGGTCGGCCTGGACCAGGCCCGCGCCCTCCTCGACGACCTGGCGCGGCGGGCCGGTGAGCGGAGCGGGCTCGTCGCCCAGCTGCGCTGCCGGCTCGCCGACCACCTCGGCGACGAGCCCACCGCCCGCCGCCGGTACGACGACTGGGCCGCCGCCGAGCCCGACCCGACCGCCGGTTGTCCCGGCTGCCTGCCGGCCCGCCGCGCGGAGCTGCTCGCCGGGTGGGGCGACGACGAGGCGGCGCTGGCCACGTTGCGTCCCGTCCTCGACGGCGCGGTGGACTGCACCGACTCGCCCGAGCGGGCGCTGGCCGTGGCGCTGCTGCCGTGGCTGCGCACCGGCGGGGCGGAGCGGGCCGGGCAGGCGCACCTGCGGGCGTACCGGCGGCACCGGCGGGAGCGGGGGGCCTTCCCGTACCTCGCCGCGCACCTGCGCTTCTGCGCACTGGCCGGGCACCCCGGCCGGGGGCTGGACATCCTCGCCGAGCAACTGCCCCGGCTGGACCACCCGTACGACGACCTGTCCGCCATGGAGTTCGCCGCCGCCGGGGCGCTGGTCTGCGCCCTCGCCGCCGAGGCAGGGCTGGTCGGGCGGCGGGTGCACCGCCCGGCGCACGGCGGCCGGCCGGCGGCCGAGGTGGACGTGGAGACCCTCGGTACCGACCTGCTGACCCTGGCCACCGGGCTGGCCGGCAGCTTCGACGCGCGCAACGGCACCGGGCACCAGTCCGGCCGGATCGCCTCCTGGCTGGCGGACCGGCCGCTGGCCACGCCGGTGCCGCTGCCCGACGAGGAGACCGGCGACGACCCGGCTACCGACGCGCCCTTCACCCCGGCGGCCGACGAGCTGGCCCCGCTGAGCCTGTCGATGATCATCTCGGTGCTCGACCGCCGGGGTGACGTCTACGCCGTGGACGCCGGCGGGGTGGTGGTCGGGCGCTGGCACGAGGCGGTGATCCAGTTCCGGCAGGTCGGGCGGCGCGGCGAGATCCTGCACGCCCGGGTGGTGGCGGCGCGGCGACTGCCGGCGTCCCGCCTCACCGAAGCGTACGAGTTCTGCAACGCCTGGAACCACGACCGGCTGCTGCCGAAGGCGTACGTGCACGACCTGGGCGAGGGCGAGCTGGTGCTGGCCGGCGACGTGACCACCGACCTGGAGCACGGGGTGGCCCCGGCGCAGCTCGGCGTCCTGGTCGACGCGGCGGTCGCCACCGGCGTCGCGTACGCGGACGCGGTCGCCGCGCTGCCCTGA
- a CDS encoding isocitrate lyase/PEP mutase family protein, whose translation MTTPQQRAARLRALHRPGTPLVLPNAWDVASARLVEECGAAAVATTSAGIAWALGVADGGALDRSRALAPLARIAAAVTVPVTADIEDGYAADPAGVARTVTEVLAAGAVGINIEDADPANPTRLRPTTEQCARIAAARQAAEAAGVALFVNARIDTYLRAVGDPAQRLAETLRRAEAFLTAGADGVFVPGVVDVESIAALVSGVDGPVNVLAGPGATTVATLAELGVARVSLGSSLAEAAYGLVRRAATEALTGGTYTALTPATSYGELNALLR comes from the coding sequence ATGACGACACCACAGCAGCGGGCCGCCCGCCTGCGCGCCCTGCACCGGCCCGGTACACCGCTCGTCCTGCCCAACGCGTGGGACGTGGCCAGCGCCCGCCTGGTCGAGGAGTGCGGGGCCGCGGCGGTGGCGACCACCAGCGCCGGCATCGCCTGGGCCCTGGGTGTCGCCGACGGCGGGGCGCTGGACCGCAGCCGGGCGCTCGCGCCACTGGCCCGGATCGCCGCGGCGGTGACGGTGCCGGTCACCGCCGACATCGAGGACGGGTACGCCGCCGATCCGGCCGGCGTCGCCCGGACCGTCACCGAGGTGCTGGCCGCCGGCGCGGTGGGGATCAACATCGAGGACGCCGACCCGGCCAACCCGACCCGGCTGCGCCCCACGACGGAGCAGTGCGCCCGGATCGCCGCCGCCCGCCAGGCCGCCGAGGCCGCCGGGGTGGCGCTCTTCGTGAACGCCCGGATCGACACCTACCTGCGGGCGGTCGGCGACCCGGCGCAGCGACTCGCCGAGACCCTGCGCCGGGCCGAGGCGTTCCTGACGGCCGGGGCGGACGGCGTCTTCGTGCCGGGGGTGGTCGACGTGGAGAGCATCGCCGCGCTGGTGTCCGGGGTGGACGGACCGGTGAACGTGCTCGCCGGCCCGGGCGCAACCACCGTGGCCACCCTGGCCGAGCTGGGCGTGGCCCGGGTCAGCCTCGGCTCGTCGCTGGCCGAGGCCGCGTACGGCCTGGTCCGGCGCGCCGCCACCGAGGCGCTCACCGGCGGCACCTACACCGCCCTCACCCCCGCCACCTCCTACGGCGAACTGAACGCCCTGCTCCGCTGA